The Pseudomonadota bacterium genome includes a region encoding these proteins:
- a CDS encoding TonB-dependent receptor, with protein sequence MGRGNGQSNLLFNISYTKQKEIMAADRAISRVPKFGADEFGGAISRGSSATPEGRFIFIDPNTGEVFDLTRDTGSGMPSLDDFRPFDGTADRYNFAPDNYLQIPLTQTSAYVQATHDFSPSLRLFTEALYNRRESIQLQAPVPIFLGSAGILPLNVGVSATNPYNPFGFDLDPNTNLILIGRRFIEAGTRNYNGEVDTWRWTGGLQGDFRFADRRFDWDVSYTFSKSERNATIENLLNHDRLARALGPIDQCTGECVPFNIFGGQQGTGNVPGSGGSITPEMVDYVTYTALEQNEQKMVNWLANISGEIVDLPAGPLAFAAGFEKRREFAADTPDPLAQAGSGAASVSGGQRSPTSGRLNLEAWYAELNVPLLADRPGADILELSASIRGSDFEQFGSETTGRLGLRWRPTGDLLLRTSFAEGFRAPGVQELFGGLGVLDPILTDPCSNFLTSGVSQDVIDNCIAQGVPADGSYEQINTQIRITTGGNPELEPETSESFTIGGVWSPDAISGLSVAIDYYDIELDNSITSIGAQSILDACAFSLRLCNLIERSASGEVSRLLDTQVNIGSTETAGLDFSVDYTFRDTPIGSFRALWRGTYTEKFREFVPDFSDPDAPEEVRDLLGTLLPGQPDRSFPKWRSTLDVIWTMGDWEGVWNVHYVHSYTENCSDGLTPSFSELGMCSNPDPVNPTNTLGSVVYNDVQLSYHFDGFGVGDTRVTLGIDNLFDRDPPVSTAAFSNSFDATQHRIPGQFYYARVNVDF encoded by the coding sequence ATGGGCCGCGGCAATGGCCAGAGCAACCTGCTGTTCAACATCAGCTATACCAAGCAGAAAGAAATCATGGCCGCAGACCGTGCCATTTCGCGTGTACCCAAATTCGGCGCCGACGAGTTTGGCGGAGCGATCAGTCGCGGCTCATCCGCCACACCCGAGGGTCGTTTCATTTTCATCGACCCGAACACCGGTGAGGTATTCGACCTGACCCGGGACACCGGCTCCGGCATGCCCTCACTGGACGACTTCCGCCCGTTCGACGGAACCGCCGACCGCTACAACTTCGCGCCCGACAACTACCTGCAGATTCCACTGACCCAGACCTCGGCCTACGTCCAGGCAACCCATGATTTCTCACCCAGTCTGCGGCTGTTCACCGAAGCCCTCTACAATCGACGAGAATCGATCCAGCTGCAGGCACCGGTACCGATCTTCCTGGGCTCGGCCGGCATTCTGCCGCTCAACGTCGGCGTATCGGCCACCAACCCCTACAATCCGTTCGGTTTTGATCTGGATCCGAACACCAACCTGATCCTGATCGGCCGCCGCTTCATTGAAGCTGGGACGCGCAACTACAACGGTGAGGTGGATACCTGGCGCTGGACCGGCGGTCTGCAGGGTGACTTCCGGTTCGCCGATCGTCGTTTTGACTGGGATGTTTCCTATACCTTCTCGAAATCGGAACGCAACGCGACGATCGAAAACCTGCTCAACCACGACCGTCTGGCCCGGGCCCTCGGACCCATCGATCAATGCACCGGCGAGTGCGTACCGTTCAATATCTTCGGCGGCCAGCAGGGCACGGGCAACGTCCCTGGCAGCGGCGGCTCGATCACCCCGGAGATGGTCGACTACGTGACCTACACCGCGCTTGAGCAAAACGAGCAAAAGATGGTCAACTGGCTGGCCAATATCAGCGGCGAGATTGTTGACCTGCCGGCCGGACCCCTCGCGTTCGCCGCCGGTTTCGAGAAGCGACGGGAATTCGCCGCCGACACGCCCGACCCGCTGGCCCAGGCCGGATCGGGCGCGGCGAGCGTCAGCGGCGGCCAGCGGTCACCGACCTCGGGCCGCCTCAACCTGGAGGCCTGGTACGCGGAGCTCAATGTGCCCCTGCTGGCCGACCGGCCCGGGGCGGATATTCTCGAACTGAGCGCATCCATCCGCGGTTCGGACTTCGAGCAGTTCGGCTCGGAAACAACCGGCCGGCTGGGGCTGCGCTGGCGGCCGACCGGGGATCTGCTGTTGCGCACCAGCTTCGCGGAAGGATTCCGAGCGCCCGGCGTGCAGGAGCTGTTTGGCGGTCTCGGCGTGCTTGACCCGATACTGACCGACCCGTGCTCGAACTTCCTGACCAGTGGCGTTTCCCAGGATGTCATCGATAACTGCATCGCCCAGGGCGTGCCTGCCGACGGCAGCTACGAGCAGATCAACACACAGATCCGCATCACCACCGGCGGCAACCCGGAACTCGAACCCGAAACCTCCGAGTCGTTCACTATCGGCGGGGTATGGAGCCCCGACGCCATCTCCGGGCTCAGCGTTGCGATCGACTATTACGATATCGAACTGGACAATTCGATCACCTCGATCGGGGCGCAGAGCATTCTCGACGCCTGCGCTTTTTCGCTGCGTTTGTGCAATCTGATCGAGCGTTCGGCCTCCGGCGAGGTGTCGCGGCTGCTCGACACGCAGGTCAACATCGGCAGCACCGAAACCGCCGGGCTTGATTTTTCGGTCGACTACACCTTCCGGGATACCCCAATCGGCTCCTTCCGTGCGCTGTGGCGCGGCACCTATACCGAGAAATTCCGCGAATTCGTGCCCGACTTCAGCGATCCCGACGCGCCTGAGGAAGTTCGGGATCTGCTCGGTACCCTGCTGCCCGGTCAGCCTGATCGCAGCTTCCCTAAGTGGCGCAGCACGCTCGACGTGATCTGGACCATGGGTGACTGGGAAGGCGTCTGGAACGTCCACTATGTTCACAGCTACACCGAAAACTGCAGTGACGGGCTGACGCCGAGTTTCTCGGAACTGGGGATGTGCTCCAATCCAGACCCGGTCAACCCGACCAACACGCTCGGTTCAGTGGTCTACAACGATGTCCAGCTGTCGTACCACTTCGACGGTTTCGGCGTCGGTGACACGCGCGTGACGCTGGGTATCGACAACCTGTTCGATCGTGACCCACCGGTGTCCACCGCGGCGTTCTCCAACAGCTTCGACGCAACGCAACACCGGATTCCGGGCCAGTTCTACTACGCCCGGGTCAACGTCGACTTCTGA
- a CDS encoding saccharopine dehydrogenase, giving the protein MSEREFDIVLMGATGFTGRLVAEHLLARHGVGGDLRWALAGRSPDKLEQVRDSLGSQAAAVPLIVADSFDRASLDALAGRTRVVCTTVGPYALYGSELVAACVEAGTDYCDLSGEVPWMQQMIGRHEAAARDSGARIVHCCGFDSIPSDLGVWFLQERARERYGQPAGRVRMRVKAARGGLSGGTFASMLNIVEQARRDPETARSLKNPFALCPERDEPAPRQPLVNGPAYDEIVGSWMAPFIMAAINTRVVHRANALQNYAYGRDFRYDEAVLTGRGFGGRMKAYSVSAGMAAFALGAGLAPTRALLRRLVLPSPGEGPSAEKREAGFFNIVIHGELGEGQQLQVRVRGDRDPGYGSTSRMIGEAATALARDLPRERCAGGFWTPSTALGEILRERLARHAGVTVEVVT; this is encoded by the coding sequence ATGAGCGAGCGCGAATTCGATATCGTCCTGATGGGCGCAACCGGCTTTACCGGGCGCCTGGTGGCCGAACACCTGCTGGCGCGCCACGGCGTTGGCGGGGATCTCAGGTGGGCGCTGGCGGGCCGCAGTCCCGACAAGCTCGAGCAGGTGCGCGACAGCCTGGGTAGCCAGGCTGCGGCGGTCCCGCTCATTGTTGCCGACAGCTTTGACCGTGCCTCGCTGGACGCGCTGGCCGGCCGGACCCGGGTCGTCTGCACCACCGTCGGCCCTTACGCGCTTTACGGATCGGAGCTGGTCGCGGCCTGCGTCGAGGCGGGCACCGACTACTGTGATCTGTCCGGCGAGGTGCCCTGGATGCAGCAGATGATCGGCAGGCACGAAGCCGCGGCCCGCGACAGCGGAGCCCGAATCGTGCACTGCTGCGGTTTCGACTCGATCCCGTCGGACCTGGGTGTGTGGTTCTTGCAGGAGCGCGCCCGTGAGCGCTATGGCCAGCCGGCCGGCCGCGTGCGGATGCGCGTCAAGGCCGCCCGTGGCGGGCTGAGCGGCGGCACCTTCGCCAGCATGCTCAATATTGTCGAGCAGGCGCGCCGCGACCCGGAGACCGCCCGGTCCCTCAAGAACCCGTTTGCCCTGTGCCCGGAGCGCGATGAACCGGCGCCGCGCCAGCCGCTGGTCAACGGGCCGGCCTATGACGAAATCGTCGGCAGCTGGATGGCACCGTTCATCATGGCAGCGATCAACACGCGCGTCGTGCATCGCGCCAATGCCTTGCAGAACTACGCCTACGGACGTGACTTTCGCTATGACGAAGCGGTTCTTACAGGCCGGGGTTTCGGAGGCCGCATGAAGGCCTACAGCGTTTCAGCCGGCATGGCCGCCTTCGCGCTTGGTGCCGGGCTGGCGCCGACTCGCGCGCTGCTCCGCAGGCTGGTCTTGCCCAGCCCCGGCGAAGGACCGTCAGCCGAAAAGCGCGAGGCCGGGTTTTTCAACATTGTCATTCACGGTGAGCTCGGCGAAGGCCAGCAGCTGCAGGTGCGGGTCCGGGGTGATCGCGACCCCGGCTACGGCTCGACCTCGCGCATGATCGGCGAGGCCGCCACCGCGCTGGCCCGGGATCTGCCGCGCGAGCGCTGTGCCGGTGGGTTCTGGACGCCATCGACTGCGCTTGGCGAGATCCTGCGCGAGCGTCTGGCCCGGCATGCCGGCGTGACGGTGGAAGTGGTTACCTGA
- the nadC gene encoding carboxylating nicotinate-nucleotide diphosphorylase, producing the protein MMAQLPRQVLVETVARALAEDLGARGDVTSIATVPADYRGRFALMARESGVLAGCAVAEEAFAQLDRAVKIDWQLEDGQPLRPGGVIAVIQGLARAILSGERTALNFLGRLSGIATLTRRYVDALAGATAVIAHTRKTTPGLRALELHAVVAGGGARHRFGLDDAVLIKDNHVAMAGGVGEAVRRARAFAGHMARIAAEIDSLDQLDEALESGAESILLDNFSLADLREAVRRSRGRGVILEASGNVALDTVGDIAATGVDVISVGALTHSAPCLDLGLDVHD; encoded by the coding sequence ATGATGGCCCAACTGCCGCGTCAGGTGCTGGTCGAGACGGTGGCGCGTGCGCTGGCCGAGGACCTCGGGGCGCGCGGTGACGTGACATCAATAGCCACGGTGCCTGCCGACTACCGTGGACGGTTTGCGCTGATGGCCCGTGAGAGTGGCGTTTTGGCCGGATGCGCCGTGGCCGAAGAAGCGTTCGCCCAGCTTGATCGGGCCGTAAAGATCGACTGGCAGCTCGAAGACGGACAGCCCTTGCGGCCCGGCGGCGTGATCGCGGTGATTCAGGGCCTGGCGCGCGCGATTCTTTCGGGAGAGCGCACCGCACTCAACTTTCTCGGCCGCCTGTCGGGTATTGCCACGCTGACCCGGCGCTATGTCGACGCGCTGGCCGGTGCGACTGCGGTGATCGCCCACACGCGCAAGACCACGCCGGGACTGCGTGCGCTGGAGCTTCATGCAGTCGTCGCCGGGGGCGGCGCCCGGCATCGTTTCGGGCTCGATGACGCGGTGCTGATCAAGGACAATCATGTCGCCATGGCCGGTGGCGTCGGCGAGGCCGTGCGGCGCGCCCGGGCGTTTGCCGGCCATATGGCGCGCATCGCCGCCGAGATCGACTCGCTCGATCAGCTCGACGAAGCGCTGGAATCCGGTGCCGAGTCGATCCTGCTCGACAACTTCAGCCTGGCCGATCTGCGCGAAGCCGTCCGGCGCTCGCGCGGGCGGGGCGTGATCCTGGAGGCATCCGGCAACGTCGCTCTTGACACGGTCGGCGATATCGCCGCAACCGGTGTCGATGTCATCTCCGTTGGCGCCCTGACCCACTCCGCGCCCTGCCTGGACCTGGGCCTGGACGTGCACGACTGA
- a CDS encoding L-aspartate oxidase produces the protein MKSAPIIIVGSGIAGLWAALHLAPRPVVVLTSECLGAQSASGWAQGGIAAPLAADDNPAEHARDAIRAGDGLAEPEMLAWLTGSAVAEVEALADLGVPFSRNGDGSWLLSREAAHGRARVAQVNGDQAGAAIVQVLGAAVRQAGHIELREHWTVQALLADDQGRCRGVAASDRCGVTHRLAGCSVVLATGGLGGLYAITTNPPGNQGRALAWAARLGAVIRDAEFVQFHPTAMDFGVSPAPLASEALRGAGAVLIDAQGRRFMADRHPEGDLAPRAVVAREVYRQHRAGGAWLDGRDNPGVHFPQRFPAAFEACLRHGLDPRCQPIPVAPAAHYHMGGIAAGLDGRTGVEGLLAVGEVACTGAHGANRLASNSLLEALVMARRTAYELRDAEPAERAGPLPALRSHGELSPSSLASLRDNMSRHAGIERDARGLASLLEAIGRLEQACGPADSLITARLVADAALAREESRGAHFRTDFPQPAAATRSSFVTVSPDRFGNGGIGCAAGLTS, from the coding sequence GTGAAATCTGCACCGATTATCATCGTTGGATCCGGCATTGCCGGATTGTGGGCGGCCCTGCATCTGGCGCCCCGGCCGGTGGTTGTGCTGACCAGCGAATGTCTGGGTGCCCAGAGCGCCAGTGGCTGGGCCCAGGGCGGGATTGCTGCGCCGCTGGCGGCCGATGACAATCCCGCCGAGCATGCCCGTGACGCAATAAGGGCCGGTGACGGTCTGGCCGAGCCTGAAATGCTTGCCTGGCTGACCGGCTCAGCGGTTGCCGAAGTCGAGGCCCTGGCGGACCTGGGTGTGCCGTTTTCACGCAATGGCGACGGCAGCTGGCTGCTGTCCAGGGAGGCGGCACACGGTCGTGCCCGCGTGGCCCAGGTCAACGGCGACCAGGCGGGTGCGGCGATCGTTCAGGTGCTCGGCGCTGCCGTCCGGCAGGCCGGGCATATCGAGCTGCGCGAGCACTGGACCGTTCAGGCGCTGCTGGCCGATGACCAGGGCCGCTGTCGGGGCGTGGCTGCAAGCGATCGCTGCGGGGTGACCCACCGGCTTGCCGGCTGCAGTGTCGTGCTGGCCACTGGAGGACTGGGGGGGCTGTATGCCATAACCACCAATCCGCCCGGCAACCAGGGCAGGGCGCTGGCATGGGCGGCGCGGCTTGGCGCGGTGATTCGCGATGCAGAGTTCGTTCAGTTTCATCCGACCGCCATGGATTTTGGAGTCAGTCCGGCACCGCTGGCCAGCGAGGCGCTGCGCGGCGCCGGCGCGGTGCTGATCGATGCGCAAGGCAGGCGATTCATGGCTGATCGGCATCCGGAAGGCGATCTGGCGCCACGCGCAGTCGTGGCCCGGGAGGTCTATCGTCAGCACAGAGCAGGCGGCGCCTGGCTGGATGGCCGCGATAACCCCGGCGTGCACTTCCCGCAGCGTTTTCCCGCAGCGTTCGAAGCCTGCCTGCGCCACGGCCTCGATCCGCGCTGTCAGCCTATCCCGGTTGCGCCGGCCGCCCACTACCACATGGGTGGCATTGCCGCCGGGCTGGATGGCCGAACGGGTGTCGAGGGGCTGCTGGCGGTCGGCGAAGTGGCCTGTACCGGAGCGCACGGCGCCAACCGTCTGGCCTCCAACTCTTTACTCGAGGCACTGGTCATGGCGCGTCGGACCGCCTATGAGCTGCGCGATGCTGAACCGGCCGAACGCGCCGGTCCGTTGCCCGCCTTGCGGTCGCATGGTGAACTGTCGCCGTCCAGTCTGGCAAGCCTTCGCGACAACATGTCGCGGCATGCCGGCATCGAACGCGATGCCCGTGGGCTGGCCAGCCTGCTCGAGGCGATCGGCCGGCTTGAGCAGGCGTGCGGTCCGGCTGATTCGCTGATTACTGCCCGGCTGGTCGCCGACGCCGCCCTGGCGCGTGAGGAGAGCCGCGGGGCGCATTTCCGAACCGATTTTCCGCAGCCGGCAGCAGCCACGCGATCGAGCTTCGTTACCGTGTCTCCTGACCGCTTCGGCAATGGCGGGATCGGCTGCGCTGCGGGACTGACGTCATGA
- the nadA gene encoding quinolinate synthase NadA, with amino-acid sequence MSAIQAKPNSGGPAAGDFPPPEELVYDDGVRARTGSLYERVRDVVPAAEWPLHAPLVDAINRLKVERNAIVLAHNYMTPEIFNCVGDATGDSLRLAQLAAAADQDVIVQAGVHFMAETASILAPGKTVLIPDLEAGCSLAASIDGNDVRRIRNAYPGYPIVTYVNTSAEVKAEADICCTSSNAVEVVEAIARQWNTDTVIMIPDEYLARNVASQTGVRILTWQGSCEVHEKFTRADIEQLRLEHPDAMIITHPECTPEVLRAADFAGSTGAMASFVAEHQPAKAILITECSMSDNVAVANPATRFVRPCNLCPYMKRITLTGIYRALREMRHIVEVDVDTARRARSSLAAMLALPKPGRPPAFDSTRPARDAAYVALPGA; translated from the coding sequence ATGTCTGCAATCCAAGCCAAGCCCAATTCTGGGGGTCCGGCGGCCGGAGACTTTCCGCCGCCTGAAGAACTGGTCTACGACGACGGTGTGCGGGCGCGCACCGGCAGCCTGTATGAGCGGGTGCGTGACGTCGTCCCTGCGGCGGAGTGGCCGCTGCACGCGCCGCTAGTCGATGCCATCAACCGCCTCAAGGTCGAGCGCAACGCGATCGTTCTGGCGCACAATTACATGACGCCGGAGATATTCAACTGCGTTGGTGATGCCACCGGCGACTCGCTGCGCCTGGCGCAGCTGGCGGCAGCGGCGGACCAGGACGTTATTGTCCAGGCCGGCGTCCACTTCATGGCAGAGACGGCCAGCATTCTGGCGCCGGGCAAGACAGTGCTGATCCCGGATCTCGAAGCTGGCTGCTCGCTGGCTGCGTCCATCGATGGAAACGATGTGCGCCGCATCCGGAACGCCTACCCGGGCTACCCGATCGTCACCTACGTCAACACATCGGCCGAAGTCAAGGCCGAGGCCGATATCTGCTGTACATCCTCCAACGCGGTCGAAGTCGTCGAGGCGATCGCACGACAGTGGAACACCGATACGGTCATCATGATTCCCGACGAGTATCTGGCACGCAATGTTGCCAGCCAGACCGGTGTGCGAATCCTGACCTGGCAAGGGTCCTGCGAAGTGCACGAGAAGTTTACCCGCGCGGATATCGAGCAACTACGCCTTGAGCACCCGGACGCCATGATCATCACGCATCCCGAGTGCACGCCCGAGGTGCTGCGTGCGGCCGATTTCGCCGGCTCGACCGGCGCTATGGCCAGTTTCGTGGCCGAACACCAACCGGCCAAGGCGATCCTGATCACGGAGTGTTCGATGAGCGACAACGTGGCGGTGGCCAATCCGGCCACGCGCTTCGTTCGCCCGTGCAACCTGTGTCCTTACATGAAACGAATCACCCTGACGGGCATCTACCGCGCTTTGCGCGAAATGCGGCACATCGTCGAGGTGGATGTCGATACGGCGCGCCGGGCGCGCAGCAGCCTGGCGGCCATGCTGGCGCTGCCGAAACCAGGACGGCCGCCGGCGTTCGACTCGACACGTCCGGCCCGGGATGCCGCTTACGTCGCGCTGCCCGGCGCGTGA
- a CDS encoding tetratricopeptide repeat protein — MRDDRHVSDGKSGPVPQRARQLFAAGRTDAAKALLRQHIDSPQKRSMLRDYLLVEGRIDEASDLIHDSNDPVDLGLANHLAGRYAAAATHCQVALDLAPDRPDAILHLARARHNLGEDRQALALLERLVANVPEHAPGWQALAHARRAGGDLEGACQAYERALTLFPGAEQLRLDLALTRLNLDDVVGALDDLESLLAKNPDHVEALIHAGLALHLKGALTAARRRLERALELAPDHPDAHRFMAAIDNETGDAGAACRHLEQALQTLPEDPELLAELAAVHELSSDLNAARQAVVRGLRHHPRHPRLNLESARIHRRQGNVEEAVRLLRKIQPDSLPPRLAQQYFHEVALSMDRLDQPDQVMQALDVANRIKAQDPRTRAIDRDAWFARIDAMARWLESPPRPVDINAADAGPDLCFLVGFPRSGTTLLDTLLDAHPAIASIEEKPTFERLAERLANTPQGYPAAVDQLDHRQSKALRSLYRDVTQRYLRDQRPRIIVDKLHLRLLDIAAIRRLFPAARFLCIHRHPCDVVLSNYMQLYEPTEAFVHCDTLENTVRFYDATMRLWPRLAEAAGDRLHAFRYEDLVADPHGELQAVCRFLDVDWRADMTDTGQRTRRRGRIRTNSYHQVAEAIYRRSSGRWQRYRAYLAPYLDTLDRHARQLGYAP; from the coding sequence ATGCGCGATGATCGACACGTAAGCGACGGCAAATCCGGCCCGGTCCCGCAGCGCGCCCGCCAGCTCTTTGCTGCCGGCCGAACGGATGCAGCAAAGGCGCTGCTCAGACAGCACATCGACAGCCCACAGAAACGCTCGATGCTGCGCGACTATCTGCTCGTAGAGGGTCGGATCGACGAGGCAAGCGACCTGATCCATGATTCGAACGATCCGGTCGATCTTGGCCTCGCCAACCATCTGGCCGGACGATATGCGGCCGCCGCCACTCATTGCCAGGTGGCGCTTGATCTGGCGCCGGACCGCCCTGACGCCATCCTTCATCTTGCCCGCGCGCGTCACAACCTTGGCGAAGACCGCCAGGCGCTGGCCTTGCTGGAGCGCCTGGTTGCCAATGTCCCGGAACATGCCCCGGGCTGGCAGGCCCTGGCGCACGCCCGGCGTGCCGGGGGCGATCTCGAAGGTGCCTGCCAGGCCTACGAGCGCGCGCTGACGCTGTTTCCCGGCGCCGAGCAGCTGCGCCTGGATCTGGCCCTGACGCGCCTGAACCTTGACGATGTAGTCGGGGCGCTGGATGATCTGGAATCGCTGCTCGCCAAGAACCCGGACCACGTCGAGGCTCTGATTCACGCCGGCCTGGCGCTGCATCTCAAGGGCGCGCTGACGGCAGCGCGCAGGCGGCTCGAACGGGCGCTGGAGCTCGCGCCCGACCATCCGGACGCGCATCGATTCATGGCCGCCATCGACAACGAGACTGGTGACGCCGGCGCAGCCTGCCGGCATCTTGAGCAGGCGCTGCAGACATTGCCGGAAGATCCGGAGCTGCTTGCCGAACTGGCTGCCGTCCATGAGCTCTCAAGCGACCTGAACGCGGCCCGACAGGCCGTCGTCCGTGGCCTGCGCCACCATCCCCGGCACCCGCGCCTGAACCTGGAATCGGCGCGGATTCATCGCCGCCAGGGCAACGTCGAGGAGGCCGTACGCCTGCTCCGGAAAATCCAACCTGACAGTCTGCCGCCGCGGCTGGCCCAGCAGTATTTCCACGAGGTTGCCCTGAGCATGGACCGCCTCGACCAGCCAGATCAGGTCATGCAGGCACTCGATGTCGCCAACCGGATCAAGGCACAGGATCCGCGCACCAGGGCGATTGACCGCGACGCCTGGTTTGCCCGGATCGATGCGATGGCGCGCTGGCTCGAATCTCCGCCCCGACCGGTTGATATCAACGCCGCTGATGCCGGCCCGGATCTGTGTTTCCTGGTCGGCTTTCCCCGCTCCGGGACGACCTTGCTCGATACACTGCTCGACGCCCATCCGGCAATCGCCAGCATCGAGGAAAAGCCGACCTTCGAGCGGCTGGCCGAGCGGCTGGCGAACACGCCACAAGGCTACCCGGCTGCCGTCGATCAACTCGATCACCGCCAGAGCAAGGCTTTAAGATCGCTTTATCGAGACGTGACGCAACGCTACCTGCGCGATCAACGGCCGCGGATCATCGTCGACAAGCTGCACCTGCGGCTGCTCGATATCGCCGCAATCCGGCGCCTGTTTCCGGCAGCGCGGTTTCTGTGCATTCATCGCCACCCCTGCGACGTCGTGCTGAGCAACTACATGCAGCTCTATGAGCCAACCGAGGCGTTTGTCCATTGCGACACGCTGGAGAACACGGTGCGCTTCTACGATGCGACGATGCGGCTCTGGCCGCGGCTGGCCGAGGCGGCTGGCGATCGCCTGCACGCATTTCGCTACGAGGATCTGGTGGCGGACCCGCACGGCGAGCTCCAGGCAGTTTGCAGATTCCTCGATGTCGACTGGCGCGCCGACATGACCGACACCGGGCAGCGCACGCGTCGGCGCGGACGCATTCGAACCAATAGCTACCACCAGGTCGCCGAGGCAATCTATCGCCGATCGTCCGGACGGTGGCAACGCTACCGCGCCTATCTGGCACCGTATCTCGATACCCTGGACCGGCATGCCCGGCAGCTTGGATACGCGCCGTAA